CTCGCTAATGTGGGGGCGATCGGCAGTCCGATTCCAGGCCGTAACCGCATATCCTGCTTTGGCCAGATTAATAGTCATTGGCGCACCCATTACGCCTAGCCCTAGGAAAGCAACCTTTTGTGTAGTCATTTCAGTCAGTTACGTTATTAAAGTTACTTTAATTTAATTAAATATCTGTTTTATTTGGATTACGCAAAACCACGGCTTAACCTAGTTTAAGTCGGCCTAAATTCAAATCAAGTTCAAAGTTCAGCGCTTAATGACTAGCAACGATCGATGTTACTGGTTTGATAGTGACTTGATTTAATCAGGTAGTTAGTGATAAATCCATTGAGCAGAGCTAACTTAGCTCAGTATCGAACCAAGCTAACCAAGCTAATTAATAGTTAATAGAATCAACAGTAAACAAGTCTCATCAAATTTAGCTTAGCCAACTAAATTTTGTGCATTTGGACTTAGATAGGACTTAGATACAAAATCAGATTACAAAACTGAACCATAGGTCTGATCAACTAAAAATCAAAAAAAATCAACAGCACAATCCCCACACTAGCCTAACTGTTTCAACCAGCCAACAATAATTCACCAGCAAGGCATTAACTAATAGTTAATTGTAGTTAATTGCCATAGGTAAATTATTACTAGCCATTAAAGCACAGAGGATAGTATGGGGATTCGTTCCTAGCAGCTTGCAAATTAATTTGCGGCTAGAGTCTAGCCTACGAATCTAGATTACCGATCGGGATCGCTAAACTATATGTATTGCGTTGTTGCTGCCAATAGCAAAGTTACTATCTAGCCATAGCCAGCTCTTCCGGAGGCCTTAAGCTAGGAAACAAAAAGTGATTTTCTTCTACATATTGCGCACCAAAGAGACCTTTTTCTGCCCAAAAGTAACGATCGGTGGTATGTTCATTACGTCTGACCAGAAGTAGCGCAGGGGGAGCAATCCCAGAGTTATGGATGAACTTCCGCGCAGCAGTCACTGGTTTATCACTACCACTATCGATACTGAATTGGGGTATCATCTCCAGGATCTTACGACCTTCTTGACGACGTCTACTTTTCCGTTTCCGTCTCCTAGCCAATTCAACTACCTCCTAATTTACGACCCATTATTTAGCGTTTGGATTGTTATTTGGATTACAAAACCGTTGTCTATTATATCTATCTTATGACTGAACTTCAAATTTTCTTTACAATTTTAATAAATGCTTACTCGGCATAGATTCTAGCGATCCAGTCTGGGCAATCTTCCTGGCTCTGCACTGCGAAATAGCTCGCAAGAAATATATCCAGATACTTCTATGGGATTGACTTGTGGCGATCGGATTGCTTCTTTACACACGATGAATTAGTGCTCACATTAAAATCGCTTAACTTAACATTTAGCAAAGATTATGACTTTACAAGGATTAAACTTTTGCACGGCTATTATATTTGCTTTTTTGTAGGGATATTTCCCTGGCGGAAGTAAAAAAGCAGAATATTTTGAGCAATTATTGGATTGACAGGTTACTTTAACAAGAGTGGCGATCGCCAGTAATGAAAAATTAGGGGTTGCCAATCTCTGTTGCACTCAAGTTGATTTAAATAATTCCCCCAGGTTCACAAAGCTAAAATATTTATTAGCTCTGTATGGTTGCGTAAATTAATCTAAAGATCAAGTTTGGAAATATTTGGATTCAGTTTAGCTGCAACGCTTGCTTCTATTTAATCGTGTTAATCGTGAGCATTACCAGGTCACAGCACCAAAATTCAGGTATTTTGTGTTTTTAGATATTTAAGCTGCTTTACGGCTTAGATCCTGGCTGAGATTTCGGCTCAGGCCAACACAGACAATCAACGCTACAAAAGCGATCGCCGTACCAAAAGCTCCTTGCGCCAAGGTGATCGCCTTAAGATCCGGAAAAATAAAATGAAACACGCCATTAATGCCGCCAAACCCACCAAAATAGAGACCGATCCCAAAGCCACTTAATTTGTTTGGCATCAGTTCCAGCGCTAGGGGAATAACCCCATTGATCACCACACTCCAGCAAGCCGCGATCGCTAACATGACTAAAGTTACGATCGCCGCCACCTTTATCCCCAATAGAGCAACGAGCAAAATGGCAAACCCAGCCGCCGCGATCGTCATCATTAATTTATTGCCAACCTGAGCCGCCAGCCAACCCATTGGCAATGCAAAAAACGCCATTGAGATAAACATCAAGCCCATCCCCAGGCTGATATTATCGGCAAAGATGCTATTGGCCATGAAGGCAGGGAAAAGACGAACGACTAGGAATCTAAACGTGCCACCGACCAGAATCCCAATCACAAAAATCAAAATGGCATTGAACACCCAGGGCAGCTCCTGGTTCAGACTGGCTAGGCCAAGGCGAGCACTTGGTTCGATTATTACTGAAGCAGCTTGGTCTAAGGCTTGATCCAGATCATTGCCAGTGATCAATCGCTCTGCTAGATCAGCATCAGAAATCTCGCCTTCACCACTTAAATCTTCAATTTGATTCGTGGAAGCTGGTGGATTTGTCAGCCTTAGCACGGCCCCAGCCACCAACAGGGCGATCGAACCAGTTAAAAAAGTAATCACTGGCCCCATGCCCAAAATCAGGTTATAGGCCAATGGTTTCAGCGAGCCTACTAATCCCCCCGCCAGGGTTAAAATACTGGCTGCCTGGGGTAACTTAGAACCAATCGCATATTGTCCCAGTAAGCTAATTGCTGGACTGCGGAACAGCGACATTGTAAACGCCCAGGCCACCAACACCACCGGTAACAGCCAGCGTAATACCCCGGCAGGGCTACCAAAAATAGCGATCGCTGGAATTGCCAAAAATACCGTCGCGGCCAGGATGATTCCCAACACAATCAATGGCAACTTGGTGCCAGTCCAACGCTTAGCACGATCGGACACTCGCCCCATAATTGGCTCAACCGCTGCCGCCATCAGTCCTTCAAAGAACAAAATAAAAGCCGCGATCTGAGCCGAGAAGCCAAATTGACCAAGCAGATCGGGAAAGTAGATGTTGTAATAGACCCAGGTAAGAGAGATTGCACCCTGCATAGCAGCAAGAGCCAACACCCTCGACCAGAGAATACCTGAGGCGACTAGCTTTGGTGGCGGGTTCATAGCTATTAATAATTGATTTTAATTAACTAAAATTTCTAATTTCTATACCTGTCTTAAACCAAGCTCTCGATCACTAAGTATCGATTACTAAGCATCTAAGAGTCTCTAAATCTCTAGGCCAAGTTCATGGCAGCAAGGCGATCGATGTTTTCACGCACTGACTTAGCAGACGTGTGCAAAGCATTTAATTCTGCTTTAGACAAGTTCAGCTCAACCACCATATCGATCCCCTCCTGCCCCAATTGCACCGGCACACCCATGAATAAATCATGCAAGCCATATTCACCATCAAGATAAGCGGCAACGGGAATAATCCGGCGACGATTGAGTAAAATTGCTTCCACCATCTCTGCTGCTGCCGAAGCGGGGGCAAAATAAGCGCTGCCCGTTTGCATCAGCTTGACGATCTCCGCGCCACCATGACGGGTGCGATCGACCAGGCGGGTAATGGCATCTGGGGTCATTAGTTCCGTAATTGGCACCCCAGAGACAGTGGAATAGCGCGGCAATGGCACCATTAGATCGCCATGTCCACCCATCACCATTGCCGTAATATCGGCGATCGAAATGCCCAATTCCATCGCAATAAAAGCTTGAAAGCGGGAAGCATCCAAAACGCCAGCCATGCCCATTACCTTACTCTTGGGCAGGCCGCTTACCTTCCAGGCCAGATAGGTCATTACATCCAGCGGATTGGTCACCACAATAAAAATTGCATCCGGCGAATGTTCCACTGCCATTGGCACCACAGAAGCGACCACCTCCGCATTCACTCGTAGCAAATCTTCGCGGCTCATCCCCTGTTTCCGGGGCACCCCAGCAGTCACCACCACCACATCGGAATTGGCGGTGTCTTTGTAATCAGAAGTGCCAACAATCAGCCGATCGTGATGTTCGATCGCGCGAGCCTGCATCAAATCCAGCGCCATTCCCTCCGGTTTACCGGGAACGCGATCTAGCAAAACCACGTCAGCCAGATTCTTCTCAGCGATCCGTTGCGCCAGGGTGCTACCAACATTCCCTGCGCCGATTACAGAAACGCGGGTGGGAGAATGGTCAATGCGTCGATTGGGTTTAAACATTTACTCTGCAGGCTCAAAATAGCTAATGGTTAAGGTTGACGATTAGTTACCTGTCAACGTTCCTATTTACTATTTTGACAACTCAGCGCCGCAGATGGCTGGTAATTACTAATTAATTAACATTCTGGCCATGTTCAACCCCCAGCCAAACCCCAACCAAACCCAAGCCAAACCCGATCGGCATGTCATAACTTTCAATTAATTTAAACTTTTAATTTAAACTGAGAGCCTAAGAGCTGTTATTCCTCTTCGTCTGGCAAACTTTCTGCCACAATCTCCGCCAGGGTTTCTTCTGCCAGAAGAGGCTTAGTATCGTCCAGGAGTTTCTCACCCCACAAATTCTCCTTGAGGAAGTCGAGCTTGCCATAGCGGGGATCGATGCCCAGGGCTTCTTCGCCCAGCTTGAGGGCGCGATCGCGGTTGCCAGCTTGATATAAAACCACGGCCAGGGCTAGTTTTGGTTCCGCTGCCTGTTCGTCTCCTTTTTCCGCTTGATTGACTGCTTGCTCCCAGAATCTGACCGCTTTGTCCTGGTTGCCACGCTCATATTCCACCAGACCAATATTATTGGCAGCCGCCCAGAATTTTTCATCCAGGTTAGTAACAATCTCATATTGCTCGATCGCCTCGTCATAGCGATTGCTGAGAAAATAGGCATTACCCAGGTCAAAAATTGCGGTGGGTTCCTTGGGGACGATCTTGAGGCCAGCTTTAATATTTTCGATCGCCTTGGGATATTCCTGAATCCGGATGTAAGCCGAACCAAGGCTAAATAATACAGCAGGATTATCTTGCTTGAGGCTATAGGACTTGTTGAGGATGGCGATCGCTTTTTCGTATTCGCCCTGACGCAAATAGATGCTGCCTAAGATCGCCTGGGTTTGAAATGCCTGGGGAGCGAGTTGCACAGCCAATTTAGCCCTGGCCAGCGCCAGTTCATATTGCCGGAATTGAGCCAGTTGAGCGGCATCTCCTGCCAGTGCCAAGCCTTGGTTTTCTAGGTTGGTGAAGTTAACCTTGAGGGTGTGGGGCAAGAGCGCTTGCGCTTGAACCGGAGCAACGGTTGCACCACCACAGGTAAGGCCAGCCAGGATAGCAAATAGAAATAGGCGATCGCGCACGGTTATCCTCTCAGATTTCTCAAATACAATTACAAATTTAATGCCAATCAAATCACTAACAAAATTATAACGCTAGCAATTTGGATCGTTAGTTTAGATTTAGACTAAGTTAGCTAAGTTGTTAGTTGTTCTACGATTGTTCTACGATCAGCATCGAGAAGTATGCGTTCAATTAACGGTAGTTTGATCCAGTCATGAGCATTAGGGCATGAGCATTAGGGCATGAGCATTAGGGTAAGAATATTTGCATATTCGTTTAGCTACAATGCTTTTATTCTGGCCAAACTAACAATTAATTAACACCACTCAATTAACTAAATATCTAGCTTACTAATTTAATAGAACATACCAGCCAATCCAGTTAGTTGAATTGTTCTAAATATTCTGGCAGGTTGATTATACACATTAATTCAATAACTTGGGTTGGAGCTGATGACCGACTATGTTTAAGATTAATTTAGTTAGATTATGCAAACTGATTAGCGTGCTTTTTAGCTAATTATTTATAAATCCTAGCTTGTCGTCAATGGCGATCGCCCAAAGACCTGGTTGCTCTACTAGAGATAGTTACTAAAAATCGCTTTTTATTGACCTGAATATTGAAGAATATTGAAGAATATTGAACTAGCGCGGATCATCTAAGTAGGGCGATCCCAATAATTCAAGCCCATAGCCTGGTGTTAATTAATCGATCGCTGAGCTAAAATTTAGCAAGTGTTGCATGTGTTAGGCGATCTTAGGCTTAACCACCACCTAATCACCTAATTATAATAAATGATTAGATTAATTCATCTAGATTAGTTGATCACCGCTCTCTGCTTTTATCCTAAATCCAAGCAAACCATAGGCAATTGTCATGACCCCAGAAAATATTAAAACTAAAGTAGAAGCGATCGCCTCACGTCGTTCTGTTCTGGCCAAGCTACTCGAAAAAGACAACCTTGGCAATCTCAGCATTGATGTTACTCAAGCGCTCGAAGAAATCGATGATTTAATTGCGGAATTTAAGGTTGCTTTCCCCGATTGTACGATCGTAGGTGATGTTAGCCCCACTAGCGCTGGCATCAATATTGATTAAAATAATGATTAGGATCAGGTTCAAGCGTCCATTGTCCAGTTGCTGATCTTGTCGTGAAATAAGGAGTTGTGGCCTGTGAATCCCTTCAAAAAAGCGATCTATTTTGGCTTAGGTCTGGCATCGCTAGCTGGTGAAAAAGTCAGCGAAAAGCTGAATGATATCCAAGATCAGGCGGCGGCGATCGCTGATGATCTCGTCGAGCGCGGTGAAATGACCAGCGAAGAAGCCCGCAAGTTTGTGGATGATATGGTGAACCAGGCTCAGCAACCGGTTGGTGCATCCAAGTCTGGCGACGGATCGACTAGTCAAACACCACGTACGATCGAGATTCTGGACGATGATGAGAATCTACCCGGTGCCGATCCCGAACAGGTGCAAAGCCTCCGCGATAAGGTACAGGAATTGCAGCGAGAGCTAGAAAAAATGAAGGATAGCTAGGAGAATCAGGAGAATTAAGCTATCTTCAATGTGCCAAAGATTTAAGTTGAGATTTGGGAGTAACTTCAACTTAGTCATACTTCTGGGCAAGTTGATCTAGGGTATGGTAAAAAGCTTGGCGATCGCGCCACCCCACAAACCCCGCATATAATAGCTGGTTCTTTGGATCGGCCAAAAAGACATGGTCAACGCCAACTGGATTACGCCACACCTTAATCTGGTAATTACCCCGTAAACTGGCAAATAGTTTAGCTCGCTTAAAATCACGGGGGTGGGCATTGGTGATCCCAGGCATAGCCCGCAGTGAGGTTATTAGCACCTGCCCCAGGGACAACTCCAAATTTTGCTGAGGCATTTGAGGTATCTGGGGATCTTGCCAAAACTGAAGGATCGCCGCTGCCACCTGGGGGTGGTTTTTCATTTTCTCATGCCGTAACCCTGGAATCAAATGAAAATTGGCATTTTCAAACTGCGTGCATTGCACCAGAACAGTGCCATCACTGCCACCATCCACGTCGCCAGCAATACTCAAGGTGGGAATCGATCGCGCTATTTCCGCCGCAATCTGGGTGCGATCGGTAGCGAGATCCTTAGCAATTCCCAGTCCCCAACCACCAGGGTCAAGAATTTTGCCCAGGTTAGCGCCGCCTACTGGTGAGGCCACCAAACTAAGCGAATGAATTTTGGGCCACCATTCCCGCCGCCGTTGCAAAATTTCTAACCAGATCAATCCACCCATCGAATGGCCAACAATGATAATTTGCGCTTGATTATGTTGGGCGATCGCCTCAGCGGCAATATTTTCTGCCTTATTGATCAATGGCTCGATCCGCCACCAGGTATTCACCCAACCTAGATCGGGAGCAATCACGAGGGTATCTGAATTAGCAATACTATTGGCCAAAGCGCCAATCAATCGATTTGTATCCGCCCAGCCATGTTGAGCAAACAAAATATATTTATAGCGATCGCCATTAGCAGCATTAGAATCCACGGCAACACCTCAACAGCTAAGCTGTAGCTAGATTAAGCCAAGCATAACTCGATCGCTCTGATCGGTAATACTGCTAGTAGTCCAGTTTTTGATCTGTCCCAGTCTGGATTTTATGGATTAATTGATAAGAAAAATGAGGCTTGCCTAGCTTTTATCCTCAGCAAACCCGATCATAAATATGCCGATCGGTCAAAGCGGCCAAATTAATTAACGGTCAGAACCGAATTAACTACTTTTTGACTTTAACGCCACGATAAATCAAACCTGGTTTGGGCTTGCGTCGCCGCCTGGGAACTGGCTCATAATATTCTGATTCAGATTCTAGTTCTGATTCCTCTGGCTGATCATCAACATCCTCGATCGGCGCAAAGTAGTTGGTGGTCGGCGGAACCTCTGGCGCAGTCCCAGGCATAGAATTAGCGATCGCCTCCAAGGATGACTGCTCCAAAACTGCACCCATCAGTGATACCACCCTGGCTACTGAAGCAACTAAATTCTCGCTGTTCAGCCGGGGTAAAACATCCGCCGCACCCCGTCGCACTGCCCAGCTTTGTTCGATGCTTTTGATCTTGTCTTGTCTGGGATTAAACAGCACTACTTTAAGTGCAGGGGAATTTTTAGCCCCCCACTGACACACTGAGCTAGATTGAAGGGTTTGTGAATCAGGTGCTTTTAAACCAGAATCAACTAATATTAAGCCTGGAATTGGGTCGCCACTTTGCTGCATAGAGTCGAGTAGCTCCACCAAGTCGATCGCCGAGCTTTGGCAGCTAACTACCAAGTTTTGGGATTCAAGGGCACTAGACCATAGCTGCTCTTGCTCAGAATCCAGATGTACCATTAAGACGGTCTTTTTCAATTCAGCCATAGCGGTCAAAGGTAAAAGTATAGTTTTAATAAAAGCGCGATTATTGAATTTGCAGCAGTTTGCCTCGTTTAATTAAAAATCAAATTAGGTTACATGTTAGTTATATGTTGTTAGGGCGACTAATCTTATTTGCCCTTCATTTAGTCGATATTTAGTCGATCTAGTTTTAAACAATCACAAATCATTATGGTTATTTGATTATTGATCGAGTAGCTCTGGTAAGAGCCAATTTAGACGAGGTAGATGCAGGCTATGAGGCAAAAAATTGAAGCTAGCAACCTAACGATCGCCCTGCCAAGCCTTAGTAAATAGCGATCGGTGCCAATCCGTCAAAGTTAATCAGTCAATCCGTCCGAGCCAATCCGTCTGAGCTGATGCTGCTACAACAGGTTAAATAACAGGTAACAAACTTAAAACTAGGGTGGGCTATGTCTAGGAACGAAAGCGCACACAGGCCGCTTCCCTAAACTTCTAAACATCAAAAGGTGATGCTTAGGTCTTAACAAGGCTTTAAATTGTGGCGATCGAGCCAAACCAGTCAAGAACTTAGGCTACCAGTCGATCCATTTCAAAAAAGTTCTAGCCATCAAATCACCTTGCCAGTGAACCTAAACCAGCTTTTTCATTAATATATTTTATTAATATAAATATTAATACAAAAACAACTAAATCATAGATGTTAACTCAGTCATTGCGTCTCGGCCTGAGACTTTTAAAACCTGTTATGAATACAGTTTTAGTAGCCTGATTATTTATGTTAGTTATTTATACTAAGGGTTTGAGTGGCCTTAATTATGTTCAAATTGCACATTTATAAACTCGTTTATGATTAAAAAAACTAGCGTGGCTTATTATTTTCTGTTATCTAGTTAATTAAGTTGTTAAACAGATATAATGTGTCGCCGTGACGATCGCATTATGGGCGCTGCTATCAGTTCAGTGGAGGAGACGTAGTTTATTTTGGCAAATACTGAACATATTGATCTTTTGAAATCGGGCTCTGCTATTTGGAATGACTGGCGAGCGAAAAACTCACATATTCCAGTTGATCTCAGTGAGACTGATTTATCTGGGCTCGATCTTGGTGAAACCAACCTGAAGGAAGTAAATTTAAGCGGCTGCGATCTGCGTAATACTAGTTTTCGCAATGCAAATGTTAGCTGGGCAAACCTCAGTGCAGTGCAACTGGATGGCGCGGATTTGAG
The sequence above is a segment of the Pseudanabaena sp. PCC 7367 genome. Coding sequences within it:
- a CDS encoding DUF3155 domain-containing protein is translated as MARRRKRKSRRRQEGRKILEMIPQFSIDSGSDKPVTAARKFIHNSGIAPPALLLVRRNEHTTDRYFWAEKGLFGAQYVEENHFLFPSLRPPEELAMAR
- a CDS encoding MFS transporter, which encodes MNPPPKLVASGILWSRVLALAAMQGAISLTWVYYNIYFPDLLGQFGFSAQIAAFILFFEGLMAAAVEPIMGRVSDRAKRWTGTKLPLIVLGIILAATVFLAIPAIAIFGSPAGVLRWLLPVVLVAWAFTMSLFRSPAISLLGQYAIGSKLPQAASILTLAGGLVGSLKPLAYNLILGMGPVITFLTGSIALLVAGAVLRLTNPPASTNQIEDLSGEGEISDADLAERLITGNDLDQALDQAASVIIEPSARLGLASLNQELPWVFNAILIFVIGILVGGTFRFLVVRLFPAFMANSIFADNISLGMGLMFISMAFFALPMGWLAAQVGNKLMMTIAAAGFAILLVALLGIKVAAIVTLVMLAIAACWSVVINGVIPLALELMPNKLSGFGIGLYFGGFGGINGVFHFIFPDLKAITLAQGAFGTAIAFVALIVCVGLSRNLSQDLSRKAA
- the mdh gene encoding malate dehydrogenase — protein: MFKPNRRIDHSPTRVSVIGAGNVGSTLAQRIAEKNLADVVLLDRVPGKPEGMALDLMQARAIEHHDRLIVGTSDYKDTANSDVVVVTAGVPRKQGMSREDLLRVNAEVVASVVPMAVEHSPDAIFIVVTNPLDVMTYLAWKVSGLPKSKVMGMAGVLDASRFQAFIAMELGISIADITAMVMGGHGDLMVPLPRYSTVSGVPITELMTPDAITRLVDRTRHGGAEIVKLMQTGSAYFAPASAAAEMVEAILLNRRRIIPVAAYLDGEYGLHDLFMGVPVQLGQEGIDMVVELNLSKAELNALHTSAKSVRENIDRLAAMNLA
- a CDS encoding tetratricopeptide repeat protein: MRDRLFLFAILAGLTCGGATVAPVQAQALLPHTLKVNFTNLENQGLALAGDAAQLAQFRQYELALARAKLAVQLAPQAFQTQAILGSIYLRQGEYEKAIAILNKSYSLKQDNPAVLFSLGSAYIRIQEYPKAIENIKAGLKIVPKEPTAIFDLGNAYFLSNRYDEAIEQYEIVTNLDEKFWAAANNIGLVEYERGNQDKAVRFWEQAVNQAEKGDEQAAEPKLALAVVLYQAGNRDRALKLGEEALGIDPRYGKLDFLKENLWGEKLLDDTKPLLAEETLAEIVAESLPDEEE
- a CDS encoding phasin family protein, with product MNPFKKAIYFGLGLASLAGEKVSEKLNDIQDQAAAIADDLVERGEMTSEEARKFVDDMVNQAQQPVGASKSGDGSTSQTPRTIEILDDDENLPGADPEQVQSLRDKVQELQRELEKMKDS
- a CDS encoding lipase/acyltransferase domain-containing protein; translated protein: MDSNAANGDRYKYILFAQHGWADTNRLIGALANSIANSDTLVIAPDLGWVNTWWRIEPLINKAENIAAEAIAQHNQAQIIIVGHSMGGLIWLEILQRRREWWPKIHSLSLVASPVGGANLGKILDPGGWGLGIAKDLATDRTQIAAEIARSIPTLSIAGDVDGGSDGTVLVQCTQFENANFHLIPGLRHEKMKNHPQVAAAILQFWQDPQIPQMPQQNLELSLGQVLITSLRAMPGITNAHPRDFKRAKLFASLRGNYQIKVWRNPVGVDHVFLADPKNQLLYAGFVGWRDRQAFYHTLDQLAQKYD